The sequence CTGGCGCGCCTCCTGCAAGCGGAGCACCAGCGATGCTTGATCGCGCTGTATTTCCGCGCTGTGCGCGTCACAGTACAACACTGACGACGCCCCACTGGCGAAGTcgcagtgctgcagctcctcgttcacctccacacgcacgccgcggcgctgccgcagtgccTGGGTCACCTCGTGGTGCACCCACCGTGAGCCCACAGAAATCATGTGTTTGCTCATGagcctgcgctgcggcactaGGCGCAGGGAGTCGCGGAGTACCGTGGCAGAGCAGTCaagaaaaaacaaaaaaaacaaggGCAAAGACGGGGCAGAGGACGCAGTCGCGCACGTAACACGCATGCGAAGCACGCGCGACAGCTGGCCAGGTGTTTCGGTCCCCCTTGCCGGTGTGCACGCCAGCGAACAATGGCCCTGCGAAAAGAGCACGTCACAAGTGCCACACAAGCCAAGATTAGACGCGGAAAGGAATGGGGGACGTGAAGAGtgaggcgatggcggcggcggtagaagaaagggaagagcaagccgtgcatgcatgcgtgcgtggctgCGTTGGCCGGGCGTGAGCAGGCAAGCTCAGTAGacatggcagcggcggcgcataTTCGAGGCAAGGGGTGCCGGCGAAGGGGCGCTGCGTTTGCTCGAATCGCCTTCCTCGATACCCTTTTTCATAGCAGCAGTCTCCTCGCTAAATGCGGTTAACATGCTCCCGACCCCCTCACTCCCTGGGACTTGTGTTGCAGTGAAATGACGCTGCGGATATGCGtgtgtttcttcttttgtgGTGGTGTGCCGACCCCCTGCACGCCCAATAtgtttgtgtatgtgtgtgtgtgtgtgcgtgcgagcgACGGGAGCTGCCTACGCAGTCATGCAGAACTTTTCGAACGGTGGAGAGGCATGACTGCGGCGTGCGCGAAGGTCCAGACACCACACAGGAGACCCCGTCTAAGTGAGTCAGCTGGACAACTAGAACGAGCTCATCgaggtgcgcgctgccgaTCTCCGATGCGGACGCACACGAGGTACACAATTTTTCTTCTCAACGTCTCCATCTTGCCTTGGAACATACGTCGAGCTCCACGCTACCGGGCAGCCCACAGACCGCATCGCGCGGTGCCAAGCAGCCACAAACAAACCCATTACACCAAATGCGCCGAATCGGTCATCTGAGCACGGCTCCTGCGCCTTGAGCGCTACACACCCCTGcttcgcaggtcgcctcCCAGCCGCTCCCCACGTGGTGCATCTCCAGGAGCGGCTCGGGCTCCCTACCAGTCGCGGGAGTGAGGGTCGGGCGAGATACCTTCGAGTCAAGCTGGTACTCTGCCACTCATGTGGATGGCGCAAACGAGTCCGCTGTCGAGAGTCTCTCGAACGCAACCTCATCCAGACCTGGACTGCCGACACTAGTAGTACGTCGCACTGACCTCCACACGACGTAGACACCTGACCCTGGCACCACCGGAAGTGCCGCGGCAGGTCGCAGAGATATGAGGGCTCCTTTGCATCTCACAACAGAAAGTGAGGTACTGGGCACTgatgccacgcacggaggtgtGTGTCCCTCCACCGTCATCAGGGAGGTCGCGACACGGCGAGAGACAAGAATTGGCGAAGCTGACAACGGAGGTCCGATACAATACAAAGCCTAAGAAGTGATGTGCGTGGGGTGACGCATACCATGAGGCACCAGTGCATCCACCTCTCGCGCCCTCCAGGTCCAAGAGAGCAAGGGAGACAGCGCGAGTGTGGATGCGAGCCGTAGAGAGCCGCAGAGGTGCAACAGCATTTAAACCAATTCGCAGCGTGCccatgcacacatgcacgcgcaaaGACACCCCAAAAGCATACATATCGTATGCCACAGGGGCAAAAATAATAAAAAAGGGCGCCGAGTAGTTAGATATTAAACAGTTATCGTATCTTCACCACGCTTTTGCGCTCTGTAGCCCCTTGTGCCCCCACGGGCACGCATGGAAGGACGTTGGATGccaaagggggggggggcgcggcggaggcgaatGGCACGGAAGCGAACGCGCCGTGGCCGAATCACACAAGGGAGACGAGAAGTAGCGCGCATCCACAGAGATACCAAAGAAAGACGAGGAAATCACGTAAGCAGACAAGCCGTACCCAGCGGGTacgagaggaggagtgggggagggggaggatggATAGAGGGCGGCATCCATTGGAGACGAACGAGGCAAGAGAGACAGGCCACTGCCTGCCGAATAGCATACAAGctttcacacacacgcacccagaTAGAGAAGCGCAGGCGCGCCACCGAGTACGCGCTCTGCCCTttgccttttctctctctgtacaGCACCACCCgttcaccatcaccatcactCCCACACCTCCCCGCACGGCCGACGAGCATGTTGACACCGACTactgcgccgcgcagccggtCTGCGGACCCTcattctcctcctccgcctcttcgtcCTTCTTGATCTCCTCCTCTAAGACGGACAAGTCCTCTCGGGTGACGTAGCAGACATCGCCGGCCTCATTGTCCGCAGCCACGTCGACACTcttcggtggcggcagcgcttcgcggagcagctgcagttgCCCTGCCTCGATGCGATCGGGGTACTTGACGTTGAACTCAATGATGAGGTTACCAAACCTGTTGGCCTGCTTGTGCAACGGCATACCCTCGCCGATGACGCACTTGACATCGCCGGGCTTCGTTATAGTCCCACGCGCTTGCCTCACCACCAGCTCGCGACCGTCAAGGTGGGTGAACTTGAACTGAAAGCCGCAGAGAGCCTCCGCAAGGgagaggtggcgctgcatGTGCAAGTCACAGTCCTCGCGGGTGAAGACGTCATGCttcacctgctgcagcaccacgacAAAGTCGCCGGCGCGCTCCACCCCCAGCTCTTCGTCGGCCATCCGCGGAAAGGTGATTCGCTGACGGTGCGCCATACCCTTCTCCACGACCACCTGCACCGAGGCGTCCACCTCTACTGTTTTGTTGCCCGAGCAGCGACCGCAGCGGTTGCGTGGGTCGATGTGCTCGCCGGAGCCCTGGCACGCGTCGCAAACCAcctgcatctgctgcaccaTCATACCCATCTGTCTCACCATCACACgcgagccgctgccacggcatACTGGGCACATATTGCCGCCCCGTGGCAGGCTTCTTCTCTTGGAGCCGG comes from Leishmania infantum JPCM5 genome chromosome 22 and encodes:
- a CDS encoding putative heat shock protein DNAJ: MFGGGMDDMLNAMLNGGMGGFGGGRGGRVQRSRRGRDAAYALPVTLEDLYNGKMVQIERKRTVMCPDCKGTGSKRRSLPRGGNMCPVCRGSGSRVMVRQMGMMVQQMQVVCDACQGSGEHIDPRNRCGRCSGNKTVEVDASVQVVVEKGMAHRQRITFPRMADEELGVERAGDFVVVLQQVKHDVFTREDCDLHMQRHLSLAEALCGFQFKFTHLDGRELVVRQARGTITKPGDVKCVIGEGMPLHKQANRFGNLIIEFNVKYPDRIEAGQLQLLREALPPPKSVDVAADNEAGDVCYVTREDLSVLEEEIKKDEEAEEENEGPQTGCAAQ